From one Triticum urartu cultivar G1812 chromosome 3, Tu2.1, whole genome shotgun sequence genomic stretch:
- the LOC125548677 gene encoding protein LURP-one-related 5-like, producing the protein MAVVGEEYCDLKERLLTVRKTSHFSPGDGFAAYDNRTGGLAFRADTYGRGHGGGAASPGELALLGPAGEPLLTVRRRRPSLHQRWEGFLGARADGQKSLFSARRSSILGGAGRGAVVELLPSPASAAAAELRVEGSFGRRCCRVVAKGEDGEETVVAEIRRKVDEAARVVMGRDVFVLRVGPGFDAAFAMGIVLVLDQIAGDEADGGDAGQDVAVHARIW; encoded by the coding sequence ATGGCGGTGGTGGGCGAGGAGTACTGCGACCTCAAGGAGCGGCTGCTCACAGTGCGCAAGACCTCCCACTTCTCCCCCGGCGACGGCTTCGCGGCCTACGACAACCGCACCGGCGGCCTCGCCTTCCGCGCCGACACCTACGGCCGCGGCCACGGCGGGGGCGCCGCCTCCCCGGGCGAGCTCGCGCTGCTCGGCCCCGCCGGCGAGCCCCTCCTCaccgtgcgccgccgccgcccgtccctGCACCAGCGCTGGGAGGGCTTCCTGGGCGCCCGCGCCGACGGCCAGAAGTCCCTCTTCTCCGCCCGGAGGTCCTCCATTCTCGGCGGCGCCGGGCGCGGCGCCGTCGTCGAGCTCCTCCCTTCCCCCGCCTCCGCCGCTGCCGCCGAGCTCCGCGTCGAGGGCTCCTTCGGACGGCGCTGCTGCCGCGTGGTGGCCAAGGGCGAGGACGGGGAGGAGACGGTGGTGGCGGAGATCCGGAGGAAGGTGGACGAGGCGGCGCGGGTGGTGATGGGCAGGGACGTGTTCGTGCTGCGGGTTGGCCCCGGCTTCGACGCGGCCTTCGCCATGGGTATCGTCCTCGTGCTCGACCAGATCGCCGGGGACGAGGCCGACGGCGGCGACGCCGGACAGGATGTTGCCGTCCACGCCAGGATTTGGTGA